From one Bacteriovorax sp. BAL6_X genomic stretch:
- a CDS encoding TSUP family transporter encodes MEDFTLVQAVTIFILITFAGFIDSMAGGGGLITIPTYIATGVPAHLLLGTNKCVSCISKSLSIIRYIKRGKIDFKFILPPTIATFSASLIGAQLSTILESKHMVYILILIIPIIFFMNHLKKKRELVDHAPLEKIQVLFRSVLIGLVIGGYDGFFGPGTGTFLIISMMFFLHFDILDASPHAAFMNYVSNIAAFITFLIKGAIMWKIVAIALPAGLLGNYLGSNQVINGNKATVTTAFNVVLVGLLFKSIYDISTM; translated from the coding sequence ATGGAAGATTTCACATTAGTTCAAGCGGTTACAATATTCATACTCATTACATTTGCAGGTTTTATTGACTCCATGGCCGGAGGTGGCGGATTAATTACAATTCCTACATATATTGCAACGGGAGTTCCAGCTCACCTACTTCTTGGAACAAATAAGTGTGTTTCTTGTATCTCTAAATCTCTTTCAATTATTCGCTATATAAAACGCGGCAAGATTGACTTTAAATTTATCCTGCCACCAACGATCGCGACATTTAGCGCTTCATTAATTGGTGCTCAACTTAGTACAATTCTTGAATCAAAGCATATGGTCTATATTCTTATTCTCATCATTCCAATAATTTTCTTTATGAATCACCTAAAGAAGAAAAGAGAATTAGTGGATCACGCACCTCTTGAAAAAATACAAGTTCTCTTTCGCTCAGTTCTTATTGGGCTTGTTATTGGTGGATACGATGGTTTCTTCGGTCCAGGAACGGGAACATTTCTTATCATCTCAATGATGTTCTTTCTGCATTTTGATATTCTTGATGCCTCACCTCATGCGGCATTTATGAATTACGTGAGTAATATTGCCGCCTTTATTACATTCCTAATAAAGGGTGCCATCATGTGGAAGATTGTTGCGATTGCGCTACCTGCGGGACTTCTCGGAAATTATCTTGGATCGAATCAGGTTATCAATGGGAATAAGGCCACAGTCACAACAGCATTTAATGTTGTTCTTGTGGGCCTTTTATTTAAGTCTATTTACGATATTAGTACGATGTAG
- a CDS encoding TIGR01777 family oxidoreductase, which yields MKVLISGGSGFIGTNITQSLLDHGHEEVRILTRNTANKQGNEQVKYFKWDVENGEMDMAALMGVDAVINLAGENIADSRWSEEKKDKIYNSRINATNLLHDKLKQLKTRGLPLPKKFVSTSAIGIYGDRSDEELTSDSSISSDFLAEVCQHWESSALRIQNLDVDVKIIRVGIVLSSEGGALAKMLPAFNLGLAGRIGDGHQYMSWIHIRDLCDLYRFLIEHDTEKQIINGVAPNPIENIDFTQTLGRVLHRPTLIPLPEFAAKTIFGEMSQIMLGSQKVSCEETKACGFEYSFNFLEAALRDTLKNHSE from the coding sequence ATGAAAGTATTAATTAGTGGTGGTTCAGGCTTTATTGGAACAAATATAACGCAATCTTTGCTTGATCACGGCCACGAGGAAGTACGTATTCTCACTCGTAATACAGCTAATAAACAAGGCAATGAGCAAGTCAAGTACTTCAAGTGGGATGTAGAAAATGGTGAAATGGATATGGCCGCTCTAATGGGCGTGGACGCCGTTATTAACCTTGCGGGAGAGAATATCGCAGACTCTCGTTGGAGCGAAGAAAAAAAAGATAAAATATATAATTCTCGAATAAATGCAACCAACTTACTACACGATAAATTAAAACAGCTTAAAACAAGAGGGCTTCCTCTTCCCAAAAAGTTTGTTAGTACTTCTGCCATTGGTATTTATGGTGACCGCTCAGATGAAGAACTTACAAGTGATAGTAGTATAAGTAGCGACTTCTTGGCAGAAGTGTGCCAACACTGGGAATCAAGTGCTCTAAGAATTCAAAATTTAGATGTTGATGTGAAGATTATTCGTGTCGGGATAGTGCTCTCAAGTGAAGGCGGTGCACTGGCAAAAATGCTTCCTGCCTTTAACCTTGGACTTGCAGGACGCATTGGTGATGGACATCAATACATGAGCTGGATTCACATTAGAGACCTCTGTGATCTCTACCGCTTTCTTATTGAACACGATACCGAAAAACAAATCATCAATGGAGTTGCTCCTAACCCAATTGAAAATATTGATTTCACACAAACTCTAGGAAGAGTTCTTCATCGCCCAACACTTATTCCATTACCTGAATTTGCAGCAAAAACAATTTTTGGTGAGATGTCTCAAATTATGCTAGGAAGCCAGAAAGTCTCTTGTGAAGAGACTAAAGCATGTGGATTTGAATACTCATTCAATTTTCTTGAGGCCGCCCTTAGAGATACTTTAAAAAACCATAGCGAATAA
- the fbaA gene encoding class II fructose-bisphosphate aldolase, with protein sequence MPIATYEQYCDMLDSAKKGGYAYPAINVTSTSTANAAIKAFADMKSDGIIQVSTGGGSFASGQALKDEVLGAISLAQHVHLVAAKYDILIALHTDHCHPEKVDSFLIPLIEETEKRRAAGQPNLFHSHMFDGSVLPTKENIEMSKKLLERCAKSEIILEIETGVVGGEEDGVNNEDTPADKLYTTPEEMVEVTKALRPLGKFMYAATFGNVHGVYKPGNVKLRPQVLKDGQAAVTAELGADAENWLVFHGGSGSELSEIHETLGYGVVKMNIDTDTQYAYSRPVVDHMFKHYDEMLKIEGEVGNKKQYDPRAWMKKAEAAMTERIAQACRDLKSDGKSINL encoded by the coding sequence ATGCCAATAGCTACTTATGAACAATACTGCGATATGTTAGACAGCGCAAAGAAAGGTGGATATGCTTATCCGGCCATTAACGTAACTTCTACTTCAACAGCAAATGCTGCCATTAAGGCCTTCGCTGATATGAAGTCTGATGGAATTATCCAAGTTTCAACTGGTGGTGGTTCATTTGCTTCAGGACAGGCCCTAAAGGATGAAGTCTTAGGAGCAATCTCACTTGCTCAACACGTTCACCTTGTAGCAGCTAAGTATGATATTCTTATTGCGCTTCACACAGACCACTGTCATCCTGAAAAAGTTGATAGCTTCCTTATTCCTCTAATTGAAGAAACTGAGAAGAGACGTGCTGCTGGCCAGCCTAACCTTTTCCACTCACATATGTTTGATGGTTCAGTTTTACCGACGAAAGAAAATATTGAAATGAGCAAAAAGCTTTTAGAAAGATGTGCTAAGAGTGAAATTATTCTTGAGATTGAAACTGGTGTTGTTGGTGGTGAAGAAGATGGTGTTAATAATGAAGATACACCAGCAGATAAACTATATACAACTCCAGAGGAAATGGTTGAAGTAACAAAAGCACTTCGCCCTCTTGGAAAATTCATGTACGCAGCAACTTTTGGTAATGTTCATGGAGTCTATAAGCCAGGTAACGTTAAACTTCGTCCACAAGTACTAAAAGACGGACAAGCGGCCGTAACAGCAGAGCTTGGAGCCGACGCTGAAAATTGGCTTGTATTCCATGGCGGTTCTGGTAGTGAGCTATCAGAAATTCACGAAACACTTGGATACGGTGTTGTGAAAATGAATATCGATACTGATACTCAATATGCTTACTCTCGCCCAGTGGTTGACCACATGTTCAAGCACTACGATGAAATGCTAAAAATCGAAGGCGAAGTTGGAAATAAGAAGCAATACGACCCAAGAGCTTGGATGAAGAAAGCGGAAGCCGCAATGACTGAACGTATTGCACAAGCTTGTCGTGACCTTAAGTCTGATGGGAAATCGATCAATCTTTAA